In Yoonia sp. SS1-5, a single window of DNA contains:
- a CDS encoding helix-turn-helix transcriptional regulator: MSDVVTAEDVTDPVSIGKRLKAKREELDLTQVQLAARLGVSPKTYIFYENGKRAVGLKLILAMNALYRVHPDYLLFGIEHARHEFGALKDFIATFLDQLADEEVDLPPESCAAIVADWYREFTLGKALPVEVAMFSARQVVANSKKLSARRDT, translated from the coding sequence ATGAGCGACGTTGTCACTGCTGAAGATGTCACCGATCCGGTCTCGATTGGAAAGCGCCTGAAAGCCAAGCGCGAAGAGCTGGACCTGACACAGGTTCAGCTGGCCGCGCGTCTCGGGGTCAGTCCAAAGACCTACATCTTCTATGAGAACGGAAAACGGGCTGTGGGCCTGAAGCTGATCCTCGCGATGAACGCGCTTTACCGGGTGCATCCCGATTATCTGCTCTTTGGGATTGAGCATGCGCGCCACGAATTCGGCGCACTCAAGGACTTCATCGCGACCTTCCTCGATCAGCTTGCTGACGAGGAGGTCGATCTGCCGCCGGAAAGCTGTGCGGCCATTGTCGCTGATTGGTATCGCGAGTTCACCCTTGGCAAGGCTCTGCCGGTCGAGGTTGCGATGTTCTCGGCGCGCCAGGTTGTCGCCAACAGCAAAAAGCTATCCGCAAGGAGGGACACATGA
- the mobF gene encoding MobF family relaxase: MLSIGTLSAGQAASGYYQSEGYYIAGSPEAEQSAIYHGKAAEEAQLTGQIDDARFADLLDGQTPDGRTLGRYRNGERQHRAGLDLTFSAPKGVSIAALIGGDTRIIAAHTAAVKEALDYAEANLIQTRRMVSGELIRETGGKTIAGIFQHDTSRALDPQLHSHAVITNIVKDSTGTYRSMANDRFFQNGRIDGRVSTTIFLGQLYRNAFAEKLEALGYQNYSRENGLFDIKGIPQNLIDEFSKRRKEIEASLKERGMESNSYNSQLAALATRASKKPVERGELRAAWEAEVKALGIDMDQVLRDAQTPRSPDRIPDPDQLAARAVNYAVSHFAERNAIYARAAVVDKAMKYAPNVTARAIDAELAHQVKDGYLFTLERPEGQFLTDLQNVRTERENIYLMTSLKDREVLDMRTMYNRATGRTSDSAVQKKLADTSLTAGQKEAVALALSSRSGVVGVQGYAGTGKTYALATAVRMAEARGYSIDGLAPSHKAVSALGEAVPEVRTVQSALVRYENGANLGDKSNTILVVDEASMLSSEAMQRVLMMAEGAGYARTVLVGDIKQLEAVDAGSAFRSLQEAGMPTALMSDIQRQRTEAGKETVLAAISGDITRAMEGVSEITEVGGDNAAEKRAAIASELAKTYLSLPTDQREATGLIVLTNALRHEVNATIQNSLWLSGAIGGERVELATLAPKYFTQAEASEIGSYKMGDIVVSPVAAKESGLTSNALYEVTGIDRMDRKLTLTAPDGEAVTLDLHWKSRVAQKLIVFGAETQEFLQGDLVKFKITDRENGIVNSAEGTLIKVGSETFTVKTAQGERLTIPNDSLAAKGMQLAYATTAHDFQGSTVDQVLLGMSSTEQLTDQKSFYVALSRMRDATHLVTDDAGKLTDRIARNTGERVNALEALAEEKDRQKTPDEARTDAAVKAAKEVFRTLSEKEKSWVQNDPSRDANRDDQTGAKEAGKNAREEDRQLSLLDEAKAQIERDQKTRDERSR; the protein is encoded by the coding sequence ATGCTCTCGATTGGCACACTCAGCGCGGGACAGGCGGCAAGCGGATACTATCAATCCGAGGGCTACTACATTGCAGGATCCCCTGAGGCAGAACAGTCCGCCATTTATCACGGCAAAGCCGCAGAAGAGGCCCAACTGACCGGGCAGATCGATGACGCCCGTTTTGCTGATCTTCTGGATGGCCAAACACCCGATGGACGCACATTGGGACGGTATCGCAACGGCGAACGCCAACACCGCGCGGGCCTCGACCTGACCTTCTCAGCCCCCAAAGGCGTCTCAATCGCAGCCCTGATCGGTGGCGACACAAGGATCATCGCGGCCCACACGGCTGCCGTGAAGGAGGCGCTTGATTACGCAGAAGCCAACCTCATTCAAACCCGCCGCATGGTGAGTGGGGAACTGATCCGCGAGACCGGCGGCAAGACTATCGCCGGCATTTTCCAGCACGACACGTCACGCGCGCTCGACCCGCAACTCCATTCCCATGCCGTCATCACCAACATCGTGAAAGACAGCACCGGGACCTATCGCTCGATGGCCAATGACCGGTTCTTTCAAAACGGTCGAATCGATGGTCGTGTATCGACAACAATCTTTTTGGGTCAGCTTTATCGCAACGCCTTTGCCGAAAAACTCGAAGCCTTGGGATATCAAAACTATTCCCGCGAAAACGGCCTCTTTGACATCAAGGGCATCCCTCAAAACCTTATCGATGAGTTCTCCAAACGGCGCAAAGAGATCGAAGCCTCGCTCAAAGAACGCGGCATGGAGAGCAACTCCTACAACAGCCAATTGGCGGCCCTTGCGACCCGCGCCAGCAAGAAACCAGTTGAACGGGGTGAGTTGCGCGCGGCCTGGGAGGCCGAGGTCAAAGCCCTCGGGATCGACATGGATCAGGTTTTGCGTGACGCGCAAACCCCGCGCTCGCCGGACCGCATTCCTGACCCTGATCAACTTGCTGCCCGCGCAGTCAATTATGCTGTCAGTCACTTTGCTGAACGCAATGCAATCTATGCCCGCGCCGCCGTGGTCGACAAGGCGATGAAATATGCACCGAACGTGACCGCCCGCGCGATTGATGCGGAACTCGCCCACCAGGTCAAAGACGGATATCTCTTCACACTTGAGCGGCCCGAAGGTCAGTTCCTGACCGATCTGCAAAACGTCCGGACCGAGCGCGAGAACATCTATTTGATGACCTCGCTCAAGGACCGCGAAGTTCTGGACATGCGGACCATGTACAACCGCGCGACCGGTCGAACATCAGACTCGGCAGTTCAAAAGAAGCTTGCTGACACGTCCCTGACCGCGGGCCAGAAAGAGGCCGTCGCTTTGGCCCTGTCGTCGCGTTCTGGTGTGGTCGGTGTGCAAGGCTATGCCGGCACCGGCAAAACCTATGCGCTGGCCACAGCCGTCCGGATGGCAGAGGCGCGCGGCTACAGCATTGACGGACTCGCGCCTTCCCACAAAGCCGTCAGCGCCCTAGGCGAAGCCGTTCCCGAGGTCCGGACTGTTCAGAGCGCCTTGGTCCGCTATGAGAACGGTGCCAATCTTGGCGACAAATCCAACACGATCCTCGTCGTGGATGAAGCCTCGATGCTGTCCTCTGAAGCCATGCAGCGGGTCCTGATGATGGCCGAAGGGGCTGGCTATGCCCGCACCGTTCTGGTCGGAGACATCAAACAGCTTGAGGCCGTTGATGCGGGCTCCGCCTTCCGCTCGCTGCAAGAGGCTGGCATGCCCACAGCGCTGATGTCCGACATCCAGAGACAGCGCACAGAGGCAGGCAAAGAGACCGTTCTGGCCGCCATTTCCGGCGACATTACACGCGCCATGGAAGGGGTCTCGGAGATCACTGAAGTGGGTGGTGACAACGCCGCTGAGAAACGCGCCGCCATCGCCTCCGAGCTTGCCAAGACATACCTGTCGCTCCCGACTGACCAGCGCGAGGCAACCGGTCTGATTGTTCTGACCAACGCCCTGCGCCATGAGGTCAACGCCACCATTCAAAACAGCCTCTGGTTGTCTGGTGCAATTGGTGGCGAGCGGGTGGAGCTTGCAACGCTGGCGCCCAAGTATTTCACCCAGGCCGAAGCCTCCGAGATTGGCAGCTACAAGATGGGGGACATTGTGGTCTCACCGGTCGCGGCCAAAGAGTCCGGTCTGACCTCAAACGCCCTCTATGAGGTGACCGGCATAGACCGCATGGATCGCAAGCTGACGCTCACCGCGCCGGACGGCGAAGCGGTCACGCTCGATCTCCATTGGAAGAGCCGCGTGGCCCAGAAGTTGATCGTCTTTGGCGCTGAGACACAAGAGTTCCTGCAGGGTGATCTGGTGAAGTTCAAGATCACGGATCGCGAGAACGGGATCGTTAATTCCGCCGAAGGCACGCTGATCAAAGTCGGCTCTGAGACATTCACGGTAAAGACCGCCCAGGGCGAGAGGCTGACCATTCCCAATGACAGCCTGGCCGCCAAAGGCATGCAACTGGCTTATGCGACCACAGCCCATGACTTCCAGGGCAGCACCGTCGATCAGGTCCTTCTGGGCATGTCCTCAACCGAACAACTGACCGATCAGAAATCCTTCTATGTGGCCCTCTCCAGGATGCGGGATGCGACCCATCTTGTCACCGATGACGCCGGCAAACTCACCGATCGCATCGCGCGGAATACCGGCGAACGGGTCAACGCGCTGGAGGCATTGGCGGAGGAAAAGGACCGACAAAAGACCCCCGATGAAGCTCGGACAGATGCTGCGGTTAAGGCCGCCAAAGAGGTCTTCCGCACGCTCTCAGAAAAGGAAAAATCCTGGGTCCAAAACGACCCTTCACGCGACGCAAATCGCGACGACCAAACCGGCGCAAAAGAAGCCGGCAAGAACGCCCGGGAAGAGGACCGACAGCTGTCCCTTCTCGATGAGGCAAAGGCACAGATCGAGCGGGACCAAAAGACACGGGACGAACGCAGCCGATAG
- a CDS encoding DUF2493 domain-containing protein has product MLDTYDAIELFGLTENGTDDLPIPSDDELQDQIVGETFETLIGGLQKTGLASEIEPLAHGLATLLQRRATQLDTQADKLKRKINGLIQAQDGSEIAEIELENASRAYEIVWEKAIAMALMAEKAATSYETETGRAYTPVTGSRSTKDALDTGAVFEAKQLLDKADREMAERNTITGPKIAVTGDTAATDHETIYAKLDRAHAKHPDMVLCHKGNTNGVERIAATWARNRKVPQVLFRPNWKGHGRAAPFKANDDLLAANPVGVILFGGNGAALNLGQKAEKRGIKVAAFDLKPAQQA; this is encoded by the coding sequence ATGTTAGATACATATGACGCAATTGAACTGTTCGGCCTGACAGAAAATGGCACTGATGATCTGCCCATCCCATCTGATGATGAGCTGCAAGATCAAATCGTGGGTGAGACCTTCGAGACGCTGATTGGCGGCTTGCAGAAGACCGGGCTTGCATCTGAAATCGAGCCGCTGGCCCATGGGTTGGCCACGCTGTTGCAACGCCGGGCCACACAACTTGATACGCAGGCTGACAAGCTCAAGCGCAAGATCAACGGGCTCATTCAAGCCCAGGATGGGTCTGAAATTGCAGAAATTGAGCTTGAGAATGCCAGCCGTGCTTATGAAATCGTCTGGGAGAAAGCCATCGCAATGGCATTGATGGCCGAGAAAGCCGCCACCAGTTACGAGACTGAGACTGGGCGCGCCTACACACCCGTCACGGGGAGCCGGTCCACAAAAGATGCTCTGGATACCGGGGCGGTGTTTGAAGCCAAGCAGCTTCTGGACAAGGCAGATCGCGAGATGGCCGAGCGCAACACGATCACGGGGCCGAAGATCGCCGTGACAGGCGACACTGCCGCCACCGATCATGAGACGATCTATGCGAAGCTGGATCGTGCGCACGCAAAACATCCCGATATGGTCCTTTGCCACAAGGGCAACACCAACGGGGTCGAGCGGATCGCGGCCACATGGGCCCGCAATCGCAAGGTGCCGCAGGTCCTGTTCCGTCCGAACTGGAAAGGCCACGGGCGCGCCGCGCCCTTCAAAGCCAACGACGATCTTCTGGCCGCAAATCCGGTAGGCGTCATACTCTTCGGTGGGAATGGCGCTGCTCTGAACCTTGGGCAGAAAGCCGAGAAGCGCGGGATCAAGGTTGCGGCCTTTGATCTCAAGCCAGCGCAACAAGCATGA
- a CDS encoding DsbA family protein, giving the protein MERLEEERLALAAQEQVTRIAAKSDLLFADEAIRIVEFVDYRCGYCARGAADVATLSEVEQRAIRIVELPILGEASTDLAKVALGVRNTAGEDAYRAFHFAVFERAGRVGSRALALRLAEELGHDRAAIDRASLAPDVAEEINRNLALARSLGISGTPAFVSPTKLHEGLMELAELRQIINDEEKPNDQ; this is encoded by the coding sequence ATGGAGCGGCTCGAGGAAGAGCGGTTGGCACTCGCCGCGCAAGAGCAAGTGACGCGAATTGCCGCCAAATCTGACCTGTTGTTTGCAGACGAGGCGATCCGTATCGTTGAGTTCGTCGACTACCGTTGTGGGTATTGTGCGAGAGGCGCAGCGGACGTCGCCACTCTCTCAGAGGTGGAACAGCGCGCGATCAGGATTGTCGAGCTGCCAATCTTGGGAGAGGCCTCAACTGATTTGGCAAAAGTCGCACTGGGCGTTCGCAACACCGCCGGAGAGGACGCTTATCGGGCATTCCATTTTGCGGTCTTTGAACGGGCGGGTAGGGTTGGCAGTCGGGCCTTGGCGTTGCGGCTTGCGGAAGAGCTTGGTCACGACAGGGCTGCGATTGATCGCGCGTCTCTGGCCCCTGATGTGGCTGAGGAGATCAACCGGAACCTCGCTCTGGCGCGCAGCCTTGGCATATCGGGAACACCTGCCTTTGTGTCCCCCACCAAGCTGCATGAGGGGCTCATGGAGCTCGCAGAGCTCCGGCAAATCATCAACGACGAGGAGAAACCCAATGACCAATAG
- a CDS encoding GIY-YIG nuclease family protein — MRHRPRTSIPWFRRRRIPFGTVYLMQARDTPRLFKVGFTKRRTKDRRGELNRVARDDMAIVYTVSLPWARSCETLVLGRLRWNPFRRGDTRGTEWFWLGKRESIEAIVRKIDRAARDTRRMARWRWSWPTGAEIREFRAHEKGGPVHG; from the coding sequence ATGCGACATAGACCGCGTACATCGATCCCATGGTTCCGGCGTCGGCGCATCCCGTTCGGCACGGTCTATCTGATGCAGGCCCGGGACACGCCGCGCCTGTTCAAGGTTGGGTTCACCAAACGGCGGACGAAGGATCGCCGGGGGGAACTCAACCGCGTGGCGCGGGATGACATGGCGATTGTCTATACGGTCTCGCTGCCCTGGGCGCGGTCCTGCGAGACATTGGTACTGGGCCGCTTGCGCTGGAACCCGTTCCGGCGCGGCGACACACGCGGCACGGAATGGTTCTGGCTTGGCAAGCGCGAGAGCATCGAGGCGATTGTTCGCAAGATTGATCGCGCGGCGCGCGACACGCGCCGCATGGCGCGGTGGCGTTGGTCGTGGCCGACGGGTGCAGAGATCAGAGAATTCCGTGCACATGAGAAGGGAGGTCCGGTTCATGGGTGA
- the rseP gene encoding RIP metalloprotease RseP: MIDVIAIIFGLLLTFLCVVLIHELGHYLAARLVGVQLETFSVGFGRPLWSRVSPTGVRWQIAAVPVGGYVRFVGDENAASLSSMPEGPVVPGSLRAASKTRQAIVVLAGPLANLILTFALLSVVPLISGQTAWPWVVDDLAISEDVAALRPGDQIIAVNGTAITEDMYPTDLAALVDGRETTTYALRRDGIEMAITGPRPDVAVLAYVAPGTPAETAGLQAGDRLLSIDGVPLPHWAALQNTVAASEGRTLQIDADRDGQFIAATLNPELTGDRWLIGVSGAPLFTLVRETPSLGAALSSGAAQTSDLLTGMVVGLSASAVGRGDPCALDGPVAIGAAAGQAIQLGPVVFLTFMAVISLGLGLLNLLPIPILDGGHLLTLGVEAVTGRPMGKRVQAVLFIGGVTLLVFLMLTATINDLRC, translated from the coding sequence ATGATTGATGTCATCGCAATCATATTTGGGCTGCTTTTGACCTTCCTCTGCGTGGTCCTGATCCACGAGCTGGGCCACTATCTCGCGGCGCGTTTGGTCGGGGTTCAGCTGGAGACCTTCTCAGTGGGATTTGGCCGCCCGCTTTGGTCGCGCGTCTCACCGACCGGCGTGCGCTGGCAGATCGCGGCGGTGCCAGTCGGCGGCTATGTCCGATTTGTGGGGGATGAGAATGCGGCCTCACTCTCGTCGATGCCTGAGGGCCCTGTCGTGCCCGGTTCCCTCAGGGCAGCGAGCAAGACCCGACAAGCTATCGTCGTGCTGGCGGGTCCTCTGGCAAACCTGATCCTGACCTTCGCACTCCTCTCGGTAGTGCCTCTCATCAGTGGTCAGACGGCCTGGCCCTGGGTGGTCGATGACCTCGCGATCTCAGAAGATGTCGCGGCATTGCGTCCCGGTGATCAGATCATCGCCGTGAATGGCACCGCCATCACCGAAGATATGTACCCTACCGACCTGGCGGCGCTGGTTGATGGCAGAGAGACCACGACCTATGCCCTGCGCCGAGATGGGATCGAGATGGCGATCACAGGTCCGCGTCCCGACGTGGCCGTGCTCGCCTATGTGGCCCCTGGCACCCCTGCTGAGACTGCTGGTCTGCAAGCGGGGGATCGGCTCCTCAGCATTGATGGTGTCCCCCTGCCACATTGGGCGGCGCTGCAGAACACTGTCGCCGCCTCGGAAGGCCGCACCTTGCAGATTGACGCTGACCGCGATGGCCAGTTTATTGCGGCGACGCTCAATCCTGAGTTGACGGGCGACCGCTGGTTGATTGGGGTCTCTGGCGCGCCGCTCTTCACACTGGTGCGGGAAACGCCTTCGCTTGGTGCGGCCCTTTCATCGGGTGCGGCACAGACCTCCGACCTGCTCACCGGCATGGTGGTGGGACTGTCGGCCAGCGCTGTTGGCCGGGGTGATCCTTGCGCGCTCGATGGCCCTGTGGCCATCGGGGCCGCAGCTGGTCAAGCCATCCAATTAGGGCCGGTGGTGTTCCTCACTTTCATGGCCGTGATCTCGCTGGGCCTTGGTCTCTTGAACCTGTTGCCGATCCCGATCCTTGATGGCGGTCATCTCCTGACGCTCGGCGTTGAAGCCGTGACGGGTCGTCCCATGGGCAAGCGTGTTCAGGCGGTGCTCTTCATTGGCGGCGTGACCCTGCTCGTCTTCCTGATGCTGACGGCCACGATCAACGATCTAAGGTGCTGA
- a CDS encoding type IV secretion system DNA-binding domain-containing protein yields the protein MAIKMIPGFSRITASTRSSNDRSSACAVVATTKKTSHKRRISAPINCHLYLLAHIDSIRKTHISERFRGAKMSRSINSASTLIRGGQTTHHWWRMGAQVVKFSLVVAAVLYIATFLYLVLSSYNAAEMRIAIYYEMAERGVLDNNGFNRPYTFQDLNGQLVTVDAVDLYRNTTYRSVRDGFFERIFSASRLSVIPAIIGGIVSLFVFFRAGSRIKENEFVRGARLVTARQLKQWSELRWRTYHKTHKGRKKAKPLTIGGIPFPPNAVEAQTCLYGTVGVGKTNAMAEMLETIRENGGRAIIYDRTGSFVSRFYDETRDHIFNPFDNRSRSWNLFDDVLDEASFTQMAEVMIPEHRGAASDPFWSQSARIVFDYAASELYKKGPRTTKALIDYVMRMDASELSKLIGATPGKHFFNEEIEKTAQSIRANLISDLRFLEFLRDDGERISIREWVADDKPSFLFLTADAEHAAATRNLISAILEIAANALMSLGRAPEPRCYFFMDEVPSLNRLPCLVSSLAEIRQYGGAFVLGYQVYSQLEDIYGREAAQSIAGTTNNRIVFNTPDFRTAKLCSETLGNMDQWEANSNISVGAHAARDGVGFTSQRVERSVVSPAEIQNLPQFQAYLKFAYDSPTAPITMKLVDIEETQPSFLPYMGTAFGQQDFPIQDRVREARAQENGDIVTRFHEWCRVHFDCTDIDFEDTAGPHPRFAVYFAHFEEATDAGVPPSHIKPLVLGTEGLMRNTGQPPKPKAKPDTTKAKSVEPEQHDIPTPGPMRGISPHDDGLPDPDPRDLSPPPPNDQEEPLPAQAQLPFPDSWVPSCHWRP from the coding sequence ATGGCGATCAAGATGATCCCAGGATTCTCAAGAATCACCGCGAGCACCCGATCTTCAAATGATCGCTCTTCCGCCTGTGCGGTCGTCGCCACAACGAAGAAAACAAGCCATAAACGTCGCATTTCAGCCCCCATAAATTGCCATCTTTACTTATTGGCACATATTGACAGTATAAGAAAGACTCATATTTCAGAACGTTTTCGGGGGGCGAAAATGTCACGATCTATCAATTCCGCGTCAACACTCATCCGTGGAGGTCAAACCACGCACCATTGGTGGCGCATGGGAGCACAGGTGGTGAAGTTCTCGCTGGTCGTGGCGGCGGTCCTCTATATCGCAACGTTCCTCTATCTGGTGCTTTCGTCCTACAACGCCGCCGAGATGCGTATCGCGATCTACTATGAGATGGCCGAGCGCGGCGTGCTCGACAACAACGGGTTTAACCGCCCCTATACGTTCCAGGATCTGAACGGACAGCTTGTGACCGTCGATGCGGTCGATCTCTATCGCAATACAACCTATCGCAGTGTGCGCGACGGCTTCTTTGAGCGGATCTTCTCGGCATCCCGGCTCTCGGTCATCCCAGCAATTATCGGCGGGATCGTGTCGCTGTTTGTCTTTTTCCGGGCTGGCAGCCGGATCAAGGAGAACGAATTTGTCCGCGGCGCGCGCCTCGTCACGGCCCGTCAGCTCAAGCAGTGGAGTGAGTTGCGCTGGCGGACCTACCACAAGACGCACAAGGGTCGGAAGAAAGCCAAGCCGCTCACCATTGGCGGCATACCCTTCCCGCCCAATGCGGTGGAAGCCCAGACCTGCCTTTATGGCACCGTCGGGGTTGGCAAGACCAATGCGATGGCAGAAATGCTGGAGACCATCCGCGAAAATGGCGGCCGCGCGATCATCTACGACCGGACAGGGTCCTTCGTCTCGCGCTTTTATGACGAGACCCGCGACCATATCTTCAACCCGTTCGATAACAGGTCCCGCTCCTGGAACCTCTTTGACGACGTTCTGGACGAAGCCTCGTTCACGCAGATGGCCGAAGTGATGATCCCGGAGCATCGCGGGGCTGCCAGCGATCCCTTCTGGTCGCAATCCGCACGGATCGTGTTCGACTATGCCGCCAGCGAGCTTTACAAGAAAGGTCCCCGCACCACCAAAGCGTTGATTGACTATGTGATGCGCATGGATGCCTCTGAGCTGTCCAAACTCATTGGCGCGACACCCGGCAAACACTTCTTCAACGAGGAGATTGAAAAGACCGCGCAATCCATCCGCGCCAATCTGATTTCAGACCTGCGCTTTCTGGAGTTCTTGCGCGACGACGGAGAACGCATTTCCATTCGGGAATGGGTTGCCGACGATAAACCCTCATTTCTCTTCCTGACCGCGGATGCCGAACACGCGGCGGCGACGCGCAATCTCATCTCGGCCATTCTTGAGATCGCCGCAAATGCGCTCATGTCGCTTGGACGCGCGCCGGAGCCGCGCTGCTACTTCTTCATGGATGAAGTACCATCCCTGAACCGTCTGCCCTGCCTCGTCTCCTCTCTGGCCGAGATCCGGCAATATGGCGGCGCGTTTGTGCTGGGCTATCAGGTCTACAGCCAGCTTGAGGATATCTATGGCCGCGAAGCCGCACAGAGTATCGCGGGCACGACTAACAACCGCATCGTTTTCAACACGCCGGATTTTCGTACCGCAAAGCTTTGCTCAGAAACTCTAGGCAATATGGATCAATGGGAGGCAAACTCGAACATCTCCGTTGGCGCCCATGCCGCCCGCGACGGCGTCGGCTTTACCTCGCAACGCGTTGAGCGCTCAGTTGTCTCTCCGGCCGAGATCCAAAACCTGCCGCAGTTCCAAGCCTATCTCAAGTTCGCCTACGATTCACCGACAGCGCCGATCACTATGAAACTGGTCGATATCGAGGAAACCCAGCCCTCGTTTCTTCCCTATATGGGGACCGCGTTTGGTCAGCAGGACTTTCCGATTCAGGACCGCGTCCGCGAAGCTCGCGCACAAGAGAACGGCGATATCGTCACACGCTTTCACGAGTGGTGCCGCGTGCATTTTGACTGCACGGATATCGACTTTGAGGATACAGCAGGCCCCCATCCCCGCTTTGCGGTTTACTTTGCCCATTTCGAAGAGGCCACAGATGCAGGTGTTCCCCCGTCTCATATCAAGCCGCTCGTGCTCGGCACAGAAGGGTTGATGCGCAACACTGGCCAACCGCCCAAGCCGAAGGCCAAGCCTGATACAACCAAGGCCAAATCCGTTGAGCCAGAGCAACACGATATTCCGACACCCGGTCCAATGCGAGGGATATCCCCGCATGACGATGGTCTGCCTGATCCTGACCCCCGGGACCTCTCGCCACCACCACCGAACGATCAGGAAGAGCCCCTGCCCGCCCAGGCGCAACTTCCGTTCCCGGACAGCTGGGTTCCGTCCTGCCACTGGCGGCCATGA
- a CDS encoding helix-turn-helix transcriptional regulator, with protein sequence MRQETPEGLGTRIRLTRLRMKRTQKEMAVTLAVCIRTYQRYEDGGSEPPVSLLLDVCKEASVRFEWLVFGTGEPIGLTSTQMTRAIRTLIDQTDQHLDRLRPCKRAAMIVELMDHIQKGAPVSETEIGQSVAAALNFEGTPNAT encoded by the coding sequence ATGAGGCAAGAAACACCCGAAGGGCTCGGCACACGCATCAGGCTGACGCGGCTGCGCATGAAACGCACCCAAAAAGAGATGGCGGTAACACTCGCCGTCTGCATTCGCACCTATCAACGCTATGAGGACGGCGGCAGTGAGCCACCCGTCTCCCTGTTGTTGGACGTCTGCAAGGAAGCCTCGGTGCGGTTTGAATGGCTGGTTTTTGGCACAGGTGAGCCAATAGGGCTGACGTCAACGCAAATGACGCGGGCGATCCGCACGTTAATCGATCAGACAGATCAGCATCTGGATCGCCTGCGGCCCTGCAAGCGGGCGGCGATGATTGTCGAGCTGATGGACCACATCCAAAAAGGCGCGCCTGTGAGCGAGACCGAGATCGGTCAATCTGTGGCGGCGGCCCTGAACTTTGAGGGGACACCTAATGCGACATAG
- a CDS encoding IS481 family transposase, producing the protein MTSIQEKIIKPKLGLLELAKQLGSVSQACKVMGYSRDSFYRFRELYDQGGEEALMDLSRRKPVMKNRVPEHVEKAVIELAIDNPALGQKRASWELQQKGIMVSSSGVRSIWLRNDLETMKKRLKALEARAAQEGILLTEDQLAALEKAKAKKEAHGEIESHHPGYLGSQDTYYVGTMKGVGRIYQQTFVDTYARVAICKLYTEKTAITAADLLNDRVIPFFAEHEISLLRVLTDRGTEYCGKVENHAYQLYLAVEDVDHTRTKANSPQTNGICERFHRTIKDEFYDIAFRKKLYRSVEELQADLDAWLAKYNEQRPHSGRHCYGKTPMQTFRETLHIAVEKTIKTHDQSDSAQPVLSVAS; encoded by the coding sequence ATGACAAGTATTCAAGAGAAGATCATCAAGCCGAAGCTGGGGCTGTTGGAACTGGCCAAACAGCTCGGAAGCGTGTCGCAGGCCTGCAAAGTGATGGGTTATTCGCGGGACAGCTTTTACCGGTTCAGAGAACTTTACGATCAGGGTGGCGAAGAAGCCCTGATGGATCTCAGCCGCCGCAAGCCGGTGATGAAAAACCGCGTGCCAGAACATGTCGAGAAGGCGGTCATCGAACTGGCCATCGACAACCCGGCTCTGGGTCAGAAACGGGCGTCGTGGGAGCTGCAGCAGAAAGGCATCATGGTGTCATCGTCGGGCGTCCGGTCGATCTGGCTGCGTAATGATCTGGAAACCATGAAAAAGCGCCTCAAGGCCCTGGAGGCCCGTGCCGCCCAAGAGGGTATCTTGCTCACCGAGGATCAGTTGGCCGCGCTGGAAAAAGCCAAGGCCAAGAAAGAAGCCCATGGCGAGATCGAGAGCCACCACCCTGGCTATCTGGGCAGCCAGGACACCTATTATGTGGGCACAATGAAGGGCGTCGGACGCATTTATCAACAGACCTTTGTCGATACCTATGCCCGCGTGGCGATCTGCAAGCTCTACACTGAAAAGACGGCAATCACCGCGGCCGACTTGCTGAACGACCGCGTGATCCCGTTCTTTGCAGAGCATGAGATCAGCCTGCTGCGCGTCCTGACAGACCGGGGCACGGAATACTGTGGCAAGGTCGAGAACCACGCCTACCAGCTTTATCTGGCCGTCGAGGACGTGGACCACACCCGAACCAAGGCCAATTCTCCGCAAACAAACGGCATCTGCGAGCGGTTCCATCGCACCATCAAGGATGAGTTCTACGACATCGCATTCCGCAAGAAACTGTATCGGTCAGTCGAAGAGTTGCAGGCCGATCTGGATGCGTGGCTGGCAAAGTACAACGAACAGCGGCCACATTCGGGACGTCACTGCTATGGCAAAACACCTATGCAGACCTTCCGCGAAACGCTACACATCGCTGTCGAGAAGACGATCAAAACGCACGACCAATCGGACAGTGCGCAACCCGTTCTCAGCGTCGCAAGCTGA